Proteins encoded in a region of the Anaerolineales bacterium genome:
- a CDS encoding DUF2085 domain-containing protein has product MTLHLVLYLRMEDPACAAAQEWSDSLQKEYPHTLEIREVDSRPEWKRAFGGEVPAAEVNGRRLAAPLTFPELKSALAVGRAIGEYQRETRVPRPVRALSSAADGCAGWFSRHWLAVFNVFLGAYLGVAFLAPVLMKVGAVTPASWIYNVYRFSCHQLGFRSFYLFGEQPYYLRADFEEVTGINPDDLWASRDFVGNARLGYKVALCQRDVAIYSALLLAGIAFHFLRGKVKPLHWSLWILLGIFPIGLDGGTQLLSYIPILHFPFRESTPLLRVVTGAMFGLTSAWFAYPYVQESVDEDLPAKPAPRA; this is encoded by the coding sequence TTGACCCTGCATCTGGTGCTTTACCTTCGCATGGAGGATCCGGCCTGCGCCGCCGCCCAGGAATGGTCCGATTCCCTGCAGAAAGAGTATCCGCATACCTTGGAAATCCGCGAGGTCGATTCCCGCCCGGAATGGAAGCGCGCGTTCGGCGGGGAGGTCCCGGCAGCCGAGGTAAACGGCCGGCGGCTGGCCGCACCCCTCACCTTTCCGGAGTTGAAAAGCGCGCTGGCCGTTGGGCGCGCGATCGGGGAATACCAGCGGGAAACCCGCGTCCCGCGCCCGGTCCGGGCGCTTTCTTCCGCCGCCGACGGATGCGCGGGTTGGTTTTCCCGGCATTGGCTGGCGGTGTTCAACGTTTTCCTCGGCGCGTATCTCGGCGTGGCGTTCCTCGCCCCGGTATTGATGAAGGTCGGGGCCGTCACCCCTGCTTCGTGGATCTACAACGTTTACCGGTTTTCCTGTCACCAACTGGGATTCCGTTCTTTTTACCTGTTCGGGGAGCAGCCGTATTACCTGCGCGCCGATTTTGAAGAGGTCACCGGGATCAATCCGGATGACCTTTGGGCCTCGCGCGACTTTGTCGGGAATGCCCGCCTGGGATACAAAGTGGCGCTGTGCCAGCGGGACGTGGCGATCTATTCCGCCCTGCTGCTGGCGGGGATCGCCTTTCATTTCCTGCGGGGCAAGGTGAAGCCGCTGCATTGGTCGCTGTGGATTCTGCTGGGCATCTTCCCCATCGGACTCGACGGCGGCACCCAGCTCCTCTCGTACATCCCGATTCTGCATTTCCCGTTTCGCGAGAGCACGCCGCTGCTGCGGGTTGTGACCGGCGCGATGTTCGGTCTGACCAGCGCCTGGTTCGCCTATCCGTACGTGCAGGAAAGCGTGGACGAAGACCTCCCCGCCAAACCCGCTCCCCGGGCATGA
- a CDS encoding L,D-transpeptidase, whose translation MPISRRKFLQLAALGAGSPLLEKAFPGAWQQIPVDPIDTWKEKFTPGTRLGRVLATLTLRSRPDADSAEVGKKYQDAVVEILREVVGRGPAMDPHNHRWFETPEGYLWAPYVFPMDFRIQTPLAEIPDGKVWVEVTVPWVQGRTAPNEYAPNFLLQPGDRPTILYGASIYPATKSVTDDTGKIWYFLDELEAPMYARAEGLRVIPAEELAPISPEVEDKLIVVRLERTVQTLSALENGKEVYFAVISSGGKNPETGNWTTPLGEHPIWRKRIGMRMGGGDSESGFDLVGVGWTCLFSGHGEAIHSTHWHNDFGIPKSHGCVNARPEDAKWIFRWTAPAVDYPLGDREIGMPGGTRVKVVA comes from the coding sequence ATGCCGATCTCACGCAGGAAATTTCTCCAACTCGCCGCGCTCGGAGCGGGTTCTCCGCTTTTAGAAAAGGCCTTCCCCGGAGCGTGGCAGCAAATCCCGGTTGACCCGATCGATACCTGGAAGGAAAAATTTACCCCCGGCACCCGTTTGGGCCGTGTGCTGGCCACCCTCACGCTGCGCAGCCGGCCCGACGCGGACTCGGCCGAAGTGGGAAAAAAATATCAGGATGCGGTGGTCGAAATTCTCCGCGAAGTCGTCGGCCGCGGCCCGGCGATGGATCCGCACAATCACCGCTGGTTCGAAACCCCCGAAGGCTACCTATGGGCTCCATACGTGTTCCCGATGGATTTTCGGATCCAAACCCCCTTGGCGGAGATCCCCGACGGAAAGGTGTGGGTCGAGGTGACCGTGCCCTGGGTCCAGGGTCGGACGGCGCCGAATGAATACGCTCCGAATTTCCTGCTCCAACCCGGCGACCGACCCACCATCCTGTATGGCGCCTCCATTTATCCCGCGACGAAGAGCGTTACCGACGATACGGGAAAGATCTGGTATTTTCTGGACGAGCTCGAGGCGCCGATGTACGCCCGCGCCGAGGGGCTGCGGGTGATCCCCGCCGAAGAACTGGCTCCGATCTCCCCCGAAGTCGAAGACAAGCTGATCGTCGTCCGCTTGGAACGCACCGTGCAAACCCTTTCGGCGCTGGAAAACGGAAAAGAGGTGTATTTTGCGGTAATCTCTTCGGGCGGGAAGAATCCGGAGACCGGAAACTGGACGACTCCCCTGGGCGAGCATCCGATCTGGCGCAAGCGGATCGGCATGCGCATGGGCGGCGGCGACAGCGAATCCGGATTCGACCTGGTGGGCGTGGGCTGGACCTGCCTGTTTTCCGGCCACGGCGAGGCGATCCATTCCACCCACTGGCACAACGATTTCGGCATCCCCAAATCCCACGGATGCGTGAACGCCCGGCCCGAGGACGCCAAATGGATTTTCCGCTGGACCGCCCCCGCGGTGGATTACCCGCTCGGCGACCGGGAAATCGGCATGCCCGGCGGCACCCGGGTTAAAGTCGTCGCCTGA
- a CDS encoding YjbQ family protein — translation MLSYRKELWFNVPSRRAFINITEQVAQALGESKIREGLALVNAMHITASVFINDDESGLHADYEDWLEGLAPHEPLSRYRHNRTGEDNGDAHLKRQVMGREVVVAVSGGKLDFGPWEQIFYGEFDGGRRKRVLIKIIGE, via the coding sequence ATGCTTTCCTATCGCAAGGAACTCTGGTTCAATGTGCCGTCGCGCCGCGCCTTCATTAACATAACCGAGCAGGTGGCGCAAGCACTCGGGGAGAGCAAGATCCGCGAGGGGCTGGCGCTGGTGAACGCGATGCACATCACCGCGTCGGTTTTCATCAACGACGATGAATCCGGCCTGCATGCGGATTACGAGGATTGGCTGGAGGGACTCGCGCCGCACGAGCCGCTTTCGCGTTACCGCCACAACCGCACGGGCGAAGACAACGGCGACGCGCATCTCAAGCGGCAGGTGATGGGGCGCGAGGTGGTTGTGGCGGTCAGCGGGGGCAAGCTGGATTTTGGACCCTGGGAGCAAATTTTCTACGGGGAATTCGACGGCGGCCGGCGCAAGCGGGTGCTGATAAAAATCATCGGCGAGTGA
- a CDS encoding nitroreductase family deazaflavin-dependent oxidoreductase, whose translation MVEKIRDVRPPRGLARLAFRLPIGLFRLGLGGLLGTRFLLLIHSGRKTGRERRTVLEVVRHDKEKSVFVVAAGFGPQSDWYQNLRSRPQAFVQSGRRRWNMRAEFLTPDRAGEEMLDYGRRHPAALRGLVGIMGYRVGENPEDIRAFGRLLSMVAFHPEDQPTDKPSPVRTA comes from the coding sequence ATGGTCGAAAAAATCCGTGACGTCCGCCCCCCGCGCGGGCTGGCGCGCCTCGCCTTCCGCCTTCCGATCGGATTGTTTCGCTTGGGGTTGGGCGGCCTGCTCGGCACACGCTTTCTGCTGCTGATCCACTCCGGCCGGAAGACCGGACGCGAAAGGAGGACGGTTCTGGAAGTGGTGCGGCACGACAAGGAGAAAAGCGTCTTCGTCGTCGCCGCCGGCTTCGGACCGCAATCCGATTGGTACCAAAATCTCCGTTCCCGTCCGCAGGCGTTCGTCCAATCCGGCCGCCGCCGCTGGAACATGCGGGCCGAATTCCTGACTCCGGATCGGGCTGGAGAGGAAATGCTGGACTACGGCCGCCGCCATCCGGCGGCGCTGCGCGGACTGGTCGGCATCATGGGCTACCGCGTCGGCGAGAACCCGGAGGACATCCGCGCCTTCGGACGGTTGCTGTCGATGGTCGCATTCCATCCGGAAGATCAACCGACGGACAAGCCCTCTCCGGTCCGCACCGCGTGA
- a CDS encoding TlpA family protein disulfide reductase has protein sequence MRGVKLFGVLGLGILLGAGAGAAFWYTPGDAVPDPGGAFPHTTPLTAAPAPMVDSPAPEFSLPGMDGEPIRLSALRGQTVILAFWATWCEPCLGELPLLDRIAADRPESLAVLGINAGEPEESVRPFVDALETGAVRFLLDPAGEVRGQYLVRGLPTTFFIDSEGVIRRIKIGALDFSIVETTLDSLGAKS, from the coding sequence ATGCGGGGCGTGAAGCTGTTCGGGGTGCTTGGATTGGGAATCCTTCTCGGCGCGGGGGCGGGCGCGGCGTTCTGGTACACGCCGGGCGATGCCGTCCCGGATCCCGGCGGCGCCTTCCCGCACACGACGCCGCTCACCGCCGCGCCCGCCCCCATGGTCGACTCGCCCGCCCCCGAATTTTCCCTGCCCGGGATGGACGGCGAACCGATCCGCCTTTCGGCATTGCGCGGGCAAACGGTGATCCTGGCTTTTTGGGCGACGTGGTGCGAACCGTGCCTGGGGGAACTTCCTCTGCTCGACCGCATCGCCGCGGACCGTCCGGAATCGCTGGCGGTGCTTGGGATCAACGCCGGCGAGCCGGAGGAAAGCGTCCGCCCCTTCGTCGACGCGCTGGAGACGGGCGCCGTCCGTTTCCTGCTGGATCCGGCCGGCGAGGTCCGCGGCCAATACCTGGTGCGCGGCCTGCCCACCACCTTTTTCATAGATTCAGAGGGGGTCATTCGTCGGATTAAAATCGGCGCGCTGGATTTTTCAATCGTGGAAACCACCTTGGATTCGCTAGGAGCAAAATCTTGA
- a CDS encoding mechanosensitive ion channel, which produces MRMEPFSIWQDLLDNPWISLGLAAVLLFLAWMLGGLLSRLVVRLANRISFPERLARVIRLPDPQGVSSRIKLLIRWIVVLLAAWWAYRLLASNREIVSFADSLRNAVRGAFQLPAVMFLFEVALILLATILLTRIIGWLRRRFSDLARILETERGRRLTGWRIQKLQLLSAGQVTDFLQLAARYARYAINLLLVLVYLMGVFSIFPQTRGIVAEGINALAEILATGWKNFVDYLPNLFSLIVVVVVTYFGLRVIHFLFREVEKGTIALAGFQPEWAMPTYSIIRILAVALALILAFPYLPGSSSPAFQGVSIFLGALISLGSTSVVGNIVAGIILTYAMAFRVGDRVRIADTEGDVIDKGLIATRIRTIKNEDITIPNGIVLANHIINYSAVAQEHGLILHTTVTIGYDAPWRLVHETLIRAALSTPDILANPKPFVFQTSLDDSYVSYEINAYTQEPVKMAVTYSNLHQNIQDKFNEAGLEILSPRFSAVRDGNTSTMPPGSRPKGYRAPSFRVKIEKRE; this is translated from the coding sequence ATGCGCATGGAACCGTTTTCCATTTGGCAAGACCTTTTGGATAATCCTTGGATCTCCCTGGGCTTGGCTGCTGTCCTGCTCTTTCTGGCATGGATGTTGGGCGGCTTGCTCTCCCGCCTGGTTGTTCGCCTGGCGAATAGGATTTCGTTCCCGGAGCGTCTGGCCCGCGTCATCCGCCTTCCCGATCCGCAGGGGGTTTCGTCGCGCATTAAACTGTTGATCCGCTGGATCGTCGTCCTGTTGGCGGCCTGGTGGGCGTACCGGCTGCTGGCTTCCAACCGGGAGATCGTCTCCTTCGCGGACAGCCTCCGAAACGCCGTGCGCGGAGCATTCCAGCTTCCGGCGGTGATGTTCCTGTTCGAAGTGGCGCTGATTCTCCTGGCAACGATCCTCCTGACGCGGATCATCGGCTGGCTCCGGAGGCGTTTTTCGGACCTGGCACGGATCCTCGAAACCGAGCGCGGCAGGCGGTTGACGGGATGGAGGATCCAGAAATTGCAGCTGCTTTCCGCCGGTCAGGTCACCGACTTCCTTCAGCTGGCGGCTCGCTATGCCCGGTACGCGATCAACCTGCTATTGGTACTGGTCTACCTGATGGGGGTCTTCAGCATCTTTCCGCAGACGCGCGGGATCGTCGCGGAAGGGATCAATGCCTTGGCGGAGATCCTGGCCACGGGGTGGAAAAACTTCGTGGACTACCTCCCCAATTTATTCTCCCTGATCGTCGTGGTGGTGGTGACGTACTTCGGCTTGCGGGTGATCCACTTCCTCTTCCGCGAAGTCGAAAAGGGGACGATCGCGCTGGCCGGTTTCCAGCCCGAATGGGCGATGCCGACCTACAGCATCATCCGCATCCTTGCCGTCGCCCTGGCGCTGATCCTCGCCTTTCCCTACCTGCCGGGCTCCTCCTCGCCCGCCTTCCAAGGGGTGTCCATATTCCTCGGCGCGCTGATTTCGCTCGGCTCCACATCGGTCGTCGGGAACATCGTCGCCGGGATCATTCTGACCTATGCGATGGCCTTCCGCGTCGGCGACCGGGTGCGGATCGCGGACACCGAGGGCGACGTGATCGACAAGGGGCTGATCGCGACCCGCATCCGCACGATCAAGAACGAGGATATCACCATCCCCAACGGGATCGTGTTGGCCAACCACATCATCAACTACAGCGCGGTGGCGCAGGAACACGGGTTGATCCTCCACACCACGGTCACCATCGGGTACGACGCCCCCTGGCGGCTGGTGCACGAAACCCTGATCCGCGCGGCGCTTTCCACCCCCGATATCCTTGCCAATCCGAAGCCGTTCGTTTTCCAGACCAGCCTGGACGACAGTTACGTCAGCTACGAGATCAACGCCTACACCCAGGAACCGGTGAAGATGGCGGTCACCTATTCCAACCTGCATCAGAACATCCAGGACAAATTCAACGAGGCCGGCCTGGAAATCCTCTCCCCCAGATTCAGCGCCGTGCGCGACGGCAACACTTCCACCATGCCGCCGGGAAGCCGTCCGAAGGGATACCGGGCTCCATCCTTCCGGGTGAAAATCGAAAAGCGTGAATAG